One window of the Salvia miltiorrhiza cultivar Shanhuang (shh) chromosome 6, IMPLAD_Smil_shh, whole genome shotgun sequence genome contains the following:
- the LOC130989639 gene encoding U11/U12 small nuclear ribonucleoprotein 59 kDa protein-like: MNPMGMPPFNQALPPWGPPPPPQLPHMPPPSASFWTSANVSSRLKELHDTLNLAKAMQKELEMLIRLKEMDGISEGEDLGRGNMSISRFSRFMKDNGIGVEFQETMSLSTANAVMSKLRFLLEPFRVVADENSPWEEKSAVKRLADKMEKYKRNKLWRKKKRRRVAENIAKEHEQFDKIDKEADEWRKREIAKDIAQQKVEKMKEIAKLKAKEEKKRLESELELVLIVEKLQELRSLRIQKMKKQGHFLPEEDDKFLERVRAAVEEEERLSMAAVDTDAAKDAIATIKESRKHIKSHTPDAKQPDVNDSGDTETQNQKTDTDSDRISKNTSHDESIKPDAAGPGFGSAYDSIANLPMEFYHYYHGSNTDMGTLIEVRRTWDAYIRPGGSRIPGHWVQPPPPADEIWASYLVKPK; this comes from the exons ATGAATCCAATGGGGATGCCTCCATTTAACCAGGCCCTACCGCCGTGGGgcccgccaccgccgccgcagCTGCCGCATATGCCCCCTCCGTCTGCTTCGTTCTGGACTTCGGCAAACGTCAGCAGCCGCCTCAAAGAACTTCACGACACTTTAAACCTCGCCAAAGCAAT GCAGAAAGAGTTGGAGATGTTGATTCGTTTGAAAGAAATGGATGGGATTAGCGAAGGTGAAGATTTAGGGCGTGGCAACATGTCGATTAGCAGGTTTTCTAGGTTCATGAAGGACAATGGTATTGGAGTTGAATTTCAAGAAACGATGTCGTTGAGTACTGCAAATGCTGTGATGTCGAAGCTCAGATTTCTTCTAGAGCCATTCAGGGTTGTTGCGGATGAGAACAGTCCTTGGGAGGAGAAGTCTGCTGTGAAAAGGTTGGCTGATAAAATGGAGAAgtataaaagaaataaattatggcggaaaaagaaaaggaggcgCGTGGCGGAGAACATAGCTAAG GAGCATGAGCAATTTGATAAAATAGACAAGGAAGCGGATGAATGGAGGAAAAGGGAGATAGCCAAAGACATTGCTCAACAGAAG GTAGAAAAAATGAAGGAGATAGCCAAGCTTAAAGCAAAAGAGGAGAAGAAAAGACTGGAATCCGAG CTTGAGCTGGTGTTGATTGTTGAAAAGCTGCAGGAACTACGTTCTCTCagaatacaaaaaatgaaaaaacaag GCCATTTTCTTCCAGAAGAGGATGACAAATTTCTTGAACGAGTTAGAGCTGCAGTTGAGGAGGAAGAGCGACTATCAATGGCTGCTGTGGATACAGATGCTGCTAAAGATGCTATTGCTACTATTAAGGAATCAAGAAAACACATCAAGAGTCATACACCAGATGCAAAACAACCAGACGTCAATGATAGTGGAGATACAGAAACCCAAAACCAGAAAACCGATACAGACAGCGACAGGATTTCAAAGAACACCTCCCATGATGAATCTATAAAACCTGATGCTGCTGGACCTGGTTTTGGCAGTGCCTACGATTCCATTGCTAATTTACCCATGGAATTTTACCATTATTATCATGGTAGCAACACCGATATGGGCACACTCATCGAG GTGAGAAGAACATGGGATGCATACATAAGACCTGGAGGAAG CCGCATACCAGGGCACTGGGTTCAACCGCCACCTCCAGCAGATGAGATATGGGCATCCTACTTGGTAAAACCTAAATGA